TGGTGGCAGGAAAGGGTCAGATGACGCCCTGGGCGAGCATCGCGTCGGCCACCTTGATGAAGCCGGCGACGTTCGCGCCGACGACGTAGTCGCCCGGGCGGCCGTACTCCTCGGCGGTGGCGGCGCAGCGGTCGTGGATCGAGCGCATGATGTCCTGCAGGCGGGCCTCGGTGTACTCGAAGCTCCACGAGTCGCGGCTGGCGTTCTGCTGCATCTCGAGCGCGGACGTCGCCACACCACCGGCGTTGGCGGCCTTGCCGGGGCCGAAGAGCACGCCGGCCTCCTGGAAGACGCGCAGCGCCTCGGGGGTCGTGGGCATGTTCGCACCCTCGGCGACCGCGACGACGCCGTTCTTCAGCAGGGCGCGGGCGTCGTCACCGTCGAGCTCGTTCTGCGTGGCGCACGGCAGCGCGACGTCGGCCGGCACCTCCCAGATGGAGGAGCCGGTGACGAGGCGGGAGCCGCTGCGCGCCTCGACGTAGTCGCGGGCGCGCCCGCGGTCCTCGAACTTGACCCGCTTGAGCAGGTCGAGGTCCACGCCCTGCTCGTCGACGACGTAGCCGGAGGAGTCGGAGAACGCGACGACCTTCGCGCCGAACTGCTGCGCCTTCTCGATCGCGTAGATCGCGACGTTGCCGGAGCCGGAGACGGTGACGCGGCGGCCGTCGAAGTCCTGGCCCCTGGTCGCGAGC
Above is a genomic segment from Georgenia wutianyii containing:
- the gdhA gene encoding NADP-specific glutamate dehydrogenase; its protein translation is MEEQLEHAYEEVLRRNPGEAEFHQAVREVFDSLGPVLRKNPRYVDAAVLERLCEPERQIIFRVPWTDDAGRVRINRGFRVEYNSALGPYKGGLRFHPSVYLGIVKFLGFEQIFKNSLSGLPIGGAKGGSDFDPRGRSTQEIMRFCQSFMTELYRHLGEYTDVPAGDIGVGQREIGYLFGQYKRITNRYESGVLTGKGISWGGSLVRTEATGYGTVMFAREMLATRGQDFDGRRVTVSGSGNVAIYAIEKAQQFGAKVVAFSDSSGYVVDEQGVDLDLLKRVKFEDRGRARDYVEARSGSRLVTGSSIWEVPADVALPCATQNELDGDDARALLKNGVVAVAEGANMPTTPEALRVFQEAGVLFGPGKAANAGGVATSALEMQQNASRDSWSFEYTEARLQDIMRSIHDRCAATAEEYGRPGDYVVGANVAGFIKVADAMLAQGVI